Proteins from one Mycolicibacter virginiensis genomic window:
- a CDS encoding DEAD/DEAH box helicase, whose translation MGSIHEVIEAFRKAPSNSERGTKFEQLMVRYFELDPMLSQQYDAVWRWIDWPGRDGKADTGIDLVARERDTGDLTAIQCKFYEPTHTLAKADIDSFFTASGKTAFTNRVIISTTDRWGKNAEAALEDQTKPVQRIGMAEIAESPIDWDIAWPAGGDLRIELSPASRHQPRPHQEQAIDAVFRGFAAGNDRGKLIMACGTGKTFTALKIAERTAAENGGAARILFLVPSISLLSQTLRGWTAQTELDLRAFAVCSDTKVSRTAEDYNVHDVPIPVTTDPARLAQEMEHRKRAKGLTVVFSTYQSLAAVAEAQRLGVDTFDLVICDEAHRTTGVTLAGDDESNFVRIHNPDYVQASRRLYMTATPRVFTDAVQDKAATHSAELVSMDDESIYGPEFHRLSFGDAVERGLLSDYKVLVLTIDESVIAPGLQQQVAAHGSELTLDDASKLVGCWNGLAKRAGTAPDGSGFVPGEAPMRRAVAFARDIKTSKQVAEMFPVVVTKYQELLEAHEDDGQQVSPTNRDLTCSVHHVDGTYNALQRNAELTWLKGVVAEDECRILTNARCLSEGVDVPALDAVLFLHPRNSIVDVVQSVGRVMRKADGKDYGYVILPVAVPQGVEPATALGDNQRFKVVWQVLNALRSHDERFDAMVNAIALNSGSDGKGGVGTDKLLGGHLGPVLDDLSDQTDQDADHAQQMALFSLSAWQEAIYARIVDKVGTRTYWEQWAADVADIAAALITRITAVLDEADGAAAEAFGHFLQGLRDNLNDSITEADAVSMLAQHLITRPVFDALFAGHDFASHNPVSKTMQKMVDTLGGTGLEAETARLEGFYESVRRRAGEVSSAEGKQAIIAELYEKFFRIGFKKQAEALGIVYTPTEIVDFILRAVNTVSRKHFGRGLTDEGVHILDGFTGTGTFIARLLQSELITAADLQRKYASELHANEIMLLAYYIAAVNIETTYHALAGKTADTDAYEPFPGVVLADTFQISEAGDSMDAIMFPHNNARIETQLATPINVIVGNPPYSVGQASANDLNANVKYPTLDGRIAATYAKRSSATNKNSLYDSYIRAFRWATDRIGDTGIVGFVSNGGWLDANTADGMRLSLTDEYSAIYVYNLRGNQRTAGELSRREGGKVFGSGSRNTVAIFIGVRDRSGTGPCEVSYRDIGDYLSREEKLRIVSESQHDSLDWQAITPNDHGDWLNQRSDEFPSWPAIGDKSSGARGTVFATYSSGLKTGRDAWCYSCTHASLEANMLELLRQYAEARGVFHTHTGPNRPNEADIAAFLSSNPELTKAGRISWNVGLKQLLAADVPISWRTENVRTSTYRPFNPQWTYMDRSVNDRVYQLPSMFPTAQHSNIGFYAIGVGGTADFALLATDRLPDVQMLGAGQNGQFFPRWTFEKAESDDGGLAFDIVSGEADEHGYRRIDNITDEILTLYRDAVGDQVSKDDIFYYVYGLLHEPAYRHAYAADLKKMLPHIPTPETRERFEQLADAGRRLAKLHVGYETVEPYPLEVLLKPGAHRKDPDTWRVEKMKWRSKTDHSAIIYNSRVTIAGIPEETERYMLGSRSALAWIIDRYQLKTDKASGIVNDPNDWCDEHDDPTYIVDLIKRITTVSIETMKIVDSLAETAG comes from the coding sequence ATGGGTTCGATTCACGAGGTGATCGAGGCGTTCCGCAAGGCGCCGTCGAACTCCGAGCGCGGCACCAAGTTCGAGCAGCTGATGGTGCGCTACTTCGAGCTGGACCCGATGCTGTCACAGCAGTACGACGCGGTGTGGCGCTGGATCGACTGGCCCGGCCGCGACGGCAAAGCCGACACCGGGATCGACCTGGTGGCCCGCGAACGCGACACCGGCGATTTGACGGCCATCCAGTGCAAGTTCTACGAACCCACCCATACCTTGGCCAAGGCCGACATCGACTCGTTCTTCACCGCATCGGGCAAGACAGCGTTCACCAACCGGGTGATCATCTCCACCACCGACCGGTGGGGCAAAAACGCCGAGGCAGCCCTAGAGGATCAGACCAAACCGGTGCAACGCATCGGCATGGCCGAGATCGCTGAATCCCCCATCGACTGGGACATCGCCTGGCCCGCCGGCGGTGACCTGCGCATCGAACTGTCCCCTGCCAGCAGGCATCAGCCGCGCCCGCATCAGGAACAGGCGATCGACGCCGTGTTTCGCGGGTTCGCCGCCGGCAACGATCGCGGCAAGCTGATCATGGCTTGCGGCACCGGCAAAACGTTCACTGCCCTGAAGATCGCCGAGCGCACCGCCGCAGAGAACGGCGGGGCTGCCCGGATTCTGTTCCTCGTGCCGTCGATCTCGCTGCTGAGTCAGACGCTTCGCGGCTGGACCGCGCAGACAGAACTGGATCTGCGGGCGTTCGCGGTCTGCTCGGACACCAAAGTCTCCCGCACCGCTGAGGATTACAACGTCCACGACGTGCCGATCCCGGTCACCACCGACCCTGCACGGTTGGCGCAGGAGATGGAGCACCGCAAACGCGCCAAAGGCTTGACGGTGGTGTTCTCCACCTACCAGTCGCTGGCAGCGGTCGCCGAAGCCCAAAGGCTCGGAGTCGACACCTTTGATCTGGTGATCTGTGACGAGGCGCACCGCACCACCGGGGTCACCTTGGCCGGCGATGACGAGTCGAACTTCGTGCGCATCCACAACCCGGACTACGTGCAGGCCTCCCGCCGGCTGTACATGACGGCCACACCGCGGGTCTTCACCGACGCCGTGCAGGACAAAGCCGCCACGCATTCGGCGGAGCTGGTGTCGATGGACGACGAGAGCATCTACGGCCCGGAGTTTCACCGGCTCTCGTTCGGTGACGCCGTGGAACGCGGCCTGCTGTCGGACTACAAGGTGCTGGTGCTAACCATCGACGAGTCCGTGATCGCCCCCGGATTGCAGCAGCAGGTCGCCGCTCACGGCAGCGAACTCACCCTCGACGATGCCTCGAAACTGGTCGGCTGCTGGAACGGTTTGGCCAAACGCGCCGGCACCGCACCCGACGGTAGCGGTTTCGTCCCCGGTGAGGCGCCGATGCGCCGCGCGGTGGCTTTCGCCCGCGACATCAAGACCTCCAAGCAGGTCGCCGAGATGTTCCCGGTCGTGGTCACCAAATACCAGGAGCTGCTCGAAGCCCACGAAGACGACGGACAGCAGGTCTCGCCCACCAACCGCGACCTGACCTGCTCGGTCCACCACGTCGACGGCACCTACAACGCCCTGCAACGCAACGCCGAGCTGACCTGGCTCAAAGGAGTTGTCGCCGAAGACGAGTGCCGCATCCTCACTAATGCCCGCTGCCTGTCCGAAGGCGTCGATGTTCCTGCCCTGGACGCGGTGTTGTTCCTGCACCCGCGCAACTCGATCGTCGACGTGGTGCAGTCGGTTGGGCGGGTGATGCGCAAAGCCGACGGCAAGGACTACGGCTACGTGATCCTGCCCGTCGCCGTCCCCCAAGGTGTCGAGCCGGCGACCGCGCTCGGCGACAATCAGCGGTTCAAGGTGGTGTGGCAGGTGCTCAACGCGCTGCGCTCCCACGATGAACGTTTCGACGCGATGGTCAACGCCATCGCCCTCAACAGTGGCTCCGACGGCAAGGGTGGGGTCGGCACCGACAAACTGCTCGGCGGGCACCTCGGCCCCGTCCTCGACGACCTCAGCGACCAGACGGATCAGGACGCCGACCACGCACAGCAGATGGCGTTGTTCTCCCTGTCGGCGTGGCAGGAGGCGATCTACGCCCGCATCGTGGATAAGGTCGGCACCCGCACCTACTGGGAGCAGTGGGCTGCCGACGTCGCCGACATTGCCGCTGCCCTGATCACCCGGATCACCGCGGTCCTCGACGAGGCCGACGGCGCCGCAGCCGAGGCATTCGGCCACTTTCTTCAGGGGCTGCGGGACAACCTCAACGACTCGATCACCGAGGCGGATGCGGTGAGCATGCTGGCGCAGCACCTGATCACCCGGCCGGTGTTCGATGCTCTGTTCGCCGGCCACGACTTCGCCTCCCACAACCCGGTCTCCAAGACCATGCAGAAGATGGTCGACACCCTCGGCGGTACCGGCCTGGAAGCCGAAACCGCGCGACTGGAGGGGTTCTACGAATCGGTGCGTCGCCGCGCAGGCGAGGTGAGCAGCGCCGAGGGCAAGCAGGCAATCATCGCCGAGCTCTACGAGAAGTTCTTCCGCATCGGCTTCAAGAAGCAGGCCGAGGCACTCGGGATCGTCTACACACCGACCGAGATCGTCGACTTCATCCTGCGCGCCGTCAACACCGTCTCCCGCAAGCACTTCGGCCGCGGGTTGACCGATGAGGGCGTGCACATCCTCGACGGGTTCACCGGTACCGGCACCTTCATCGCCCGGCTGCTGCAATCGGAGCTGATCACCGCGGCGGATCTGCAGCGCAAGTATGCGAGCGAGCTGCACGCCAACGAGATCATGCTGTTGGCCTACTACATCGCCGCGGTGAACATCGAAACCACCTACCACGCCCTGGCCGGCAAGACCGCCGACACCGACGCCTACGAGCCGTTCCCCGGTGTCGTGCTCGCCGACACCTTCCAAATCAGCGAAGCCGGCGACTCGATGGACGCGATCATGTTCCCCCACAACAACGCCCGCATCGAAACGCAACTCGCTACCCCGATCAACGTGATTGTCGGCAACCCGCCCTATTCCGTGGGCCAGGCCAGTGCGAACGATCTCAACGCCAACGTGAAATATCCGACCCTCGACGGGCGAATCGCGGCCACGTACGCGAAGCGTTCGTCTGCGACCAACAAGAACAGCCTTTACGACTCCTACATTCGAGCCTTCCGCTGGGCCACCGACCGCATCGGCGACACCGGCATCGTCGGCTTCGTCTCCAACGGCGGCTGGCTCGACGCCAACACCGCCGACGGAATGCGGCTATCGCTGACCGACGAATACTCCGCGATCTACGTCTACAACCTGCGAGGAAACCAACGCACCGCTGGCGAACTGTCTCGCCGAGAGGGCGGAAAGGTTTTCGGCAGTGGCAGCCGCAACACTGTCGCCATCTTCATCGGGGTCAGGGACCGTAGCGGGACCGGGCCGTGCGAGGTGTCCTACCGCGACATCGGCGACTACCTCAGTCGAGAAGAGAAGCTCCGGATCGTCAGCGAAAGTCAGCACGACTCCCTCGACTGGCAAGCGATCACACCGAATGATCACGGCGACTGGTTGAACCAGCGAAGCGATGAATTCCCATCGTGGCCTGCGATCGGAGACAAAAGCAGTGGAGCTAGGGGAACAGTCTTCGCCACATATTCTTCCGGGCTCAAGACCGGCCGCGACGCCTGGTGCTACAGCTGCACCCACGCTTCTCTTGAGGCGAACATGCTTGAACTCCTCCGACAGTATGCCGAGGCAAGGGGTGTATTCCACACGCACACCGGGCCGAACAGGCCAAACGAGGCCGATATCGCGGCCTTCTTGAGTTCGAATCCCGAACTCACGAAAGCCGGTCGAATCAGCTGGAACGTTGGCCTCAAACAGCTGCTGGCCGCCGACGTACCCATAAGCTGGCGCACTGAGAATGTGAGAACCAGCACCTACCGGCCCTTCAACCCTCAATGGACTTACATGGACCGGTCCGTCAACGACCGGGTCTACCAGCTCCCGTCAATGTTCCCGACTGCTCAACACTCGAACATTGGCTTCTATGCGATCGGGGTTGGAGGTACGGCCGACTTCGCACTTCTTGCCACCGACCGGCTTCCCGACGTTCAGATGCTCGGGGCCGGGCAGAACGGCCAGTTCTTCCCCCGATGGACCTTCGAGAAGGCCGAATCCGACGACGGCGGTCTCGCGTTCGACATAGTCAGCGGTGAGGCCGATGAGCACGGCTACCGCCGCATCGACAACATCACCGACGAGATCCTGACGCTGTACCGCGACGCCGTCGGCGACCAAGTGAGCAAAGACGACATCTTCTACTACGTTTACGGCCTGTTGCACGAGCCCGCCTACCGGCACGCCTACGCCGCGGACTTGAAGAAGATGCTTCCGCACATCCCGACGCCGGAGACACGGGAACGCTTCGAGCAGCTGGCCGACGCCGGCCGCAGGCTCGCCAAGCTGCACGTCGGCTACGAGACCGTGGAGCCGTATCCGCTTGAGGTGCTGCTCAAGCCTGGCGCGCATCGGAAGGATCCCGATACCTGGCGGGTGGAGAAGATGAAGTGGCGGTCTAAGACCGACCACTCGGCGATTATCTACAACTCTCGGGTCACCATCGCCGGCATTCCCGAGGAAACCGAGCGTTACATGCTCGGCTCCCGCTCAGCTCTCGCCTGGATCATCGACCGCTACCAGCTCAAAACCGACAAGGCTTCAGGAATCGTCAACGACCCCAACGACTGGTGCGACGAACACGACGACCCGACCTACATCGTCGACCTGATCAAACGGATCACCACCGTCAGCATCGAGACGATGAAGATCGTCGACAGCCTGGCCGAGACCGCGGGATAA
- the tcmP gene encoding three-Cys-motif partner protein TcmP, with product MTRKEDLRSQVDYTSDPHTRLKHAFYRRYIACWMGKVLQGPYAKPATIVDGFAGSGMYADGLDGSSIMIAKLYREHICRPNFQPLTHLTNDLDPRRCQALGERMRCLPVDDGIAHVPVGPKSFEEIVGDVRRNHVQPGQQALWIIDPFGLNQIPWSIISEVVKVPRNDAVITFMADEAHRFRTNPAMVSVMNNLYGDNSWKNIPDGLTTAQSKAALVNLYCDKLKALGCHTSAFGVDVARRYTRYSLVFATHHQAGLECWNSAKWSADPTSGRGASADTAFQPSLLEPDIDDLIEDFRKRVGVHEFTTLVAQAQILGYTEPHVRTVLSRLFEEGMTVRLSPVTAPKNSPWPATSRIQIFEQGPDDDDEASDA from the coding sequence GTGACCCGCAAGGAAGATCTGCGCTCTCAGGTCGACTACACGTCGGACCCGCACACCCGCCTCAAGCATGCGTTCTACCGGCGGTACATCGCATGCTGGATGGGCAAGGTCTTGCAAGGCCCGTACGCGAAGCCAGCGACGATCGTTGACGGATTCGCCGGCTCGGGTATGTACGCTGATGGCCTTGACGGTAGCTCGATCATGATCGCGAAGCTGTACCGCGAGCACATCTGCCGTCCAAACTTCCAGCCCCTCACCCATTTGACCAACGACTTGGACCCGCGGCGTTGCCAGGCGCTCGGCGAGCGAATGAGGTGCCTTCCCGTAGATGACGGGATCGCGCATGTGCCTGTCGGGCCGAAGTCCTTCGAGGAGATCGTGGGCGACGTGCGACGTAACCATGTCCAGCCGGGGCAGCAGGCACTGTGGATTATCGACCCGTTCGGGCTCAACCAGATTCCGTGGTCGATCATCTCGGAAGTCGTGAAGGTACCTAGGAACGACGCCGTAATCACGTTCATGGCCGACGAAGCGCACCGGTTCCGCACGAACCCGGCGATGGTGTCGGTGATGAACAACCTCTACGGGGACAACTCGTGGAAGAACATCCCGGACGGGCTCACCACGGCGCAGTCGAAGGCTGCGCTCGTCAACCTCTACTGCGACAAGCTCAAAGCGCTCGGGTGCCACACCTCGGCTTTTGGTGTCGATGTCGCCCGCCGGTACACGCGGTACTCGCTGGTCTTCGCGACACACCACCAGGCGGGGCTCGAATGCTGGAACTCCGCGAAGTGGTCGGCTGACCCTACGAGCGGTCGTGGGGCCAGCGCCGACACAGCGTTCCAGCCCAGCCTGCTTGAGCCCGACATCGATGATCTGATCGAGGACTTCAGAAAGCGCGTCGGCGTTCACGAGTTCACCACGCTAGTGGCGCAGGCGCAGATCCTCGGCTACACCGAACCCCACGTGCGCACCGTGCTCAGCCGACTGTTCGAGGAGGGGATGACGGTTCGGCTGTCGCCGGTGACGGCGCCGAAGAACTCGCCTTGGCCAGCCACGAGTCGTATCCAGATCTTCGAGCAGGGGCCGGATGATGACGACGAGGCCAGTGACGCCTAA